From Micromonospora rifamycinica, a single genomic window includes:
- a CDS encoding MerR family transcriptional regulator, giving the protein MHEPRDPEPVVERGESSVGSSSVPVDGDGAVGYRGVTACHAVGISYRQLDYWARTTLVVPSVRDASGSGTSRLYSFRDLVVLKVVKRLLDAGVSLQNIRKAIEALRSRGVEDLAGITLISDGTTVYECRSPEEVVDLLQGGQGVFGIAIGGAFKEIQGSLSHLPAEPAVAGGGVAASEGVEGAAEGPSSGVVGDELAARRARRRAG; this is encoded by the coding sequence ATGCACGAGCCGCGGGATCCTGAGCCAGTTGTGGAGCGGGGCGAGTCGTCGGTGGGGTCGTCGTCGGTGCCGGTGGACGGTGATGGTGCGGTCGGCTACCGGGGCGTGACGGCGTGTCATGCGGTGGGGATCAGTTACCGTCAGTTGGACTATTGGGCGCGGACGACGCTGGTGGTGCCGAGTGTGCGGGACGCGTCGGGTTCGGGGACGTCGCGTCTGTACTCGTTCCGGGACCTGGTGGTGTTGAAGGTCGTCAAGCGGTTGTTGGATGCCGGTGTGTCGTTGCAGAACATCCGTAAGGCGATCGAGGCGTTGCGGTCGCGGGGGGTGGAGGACCTGGCGGGGATCACGCTGATCTCGGACGGGACGACGGTGTACGAGTGCCGGTCTCCGGAGGAGGTGGTCGACCTGTTGCAGGGGGGCCAGGGGGTGTTCGGGATCGCGATCGGTGGGGCGTTCAAGGAGATCCAGGGTTCGTTGTCGCATCTGCCGGCGGAGCCGGCGGTGGCTGGTGGTGGGGTGGCGGCTTCCGAGGGGGTGGAGGGGGCTGCGGAGGGTCCGTCGTCCGGTGTGGTGGGTGACGAGTTGGCGGCGCGGCGGGCGCGGCGTAGAGCGGGTTGA
- a CDS encoding bifunctional nuclease family protein, protein MRELSVVGVRVELPSNQPIVLLREVEGDRYLPIWIGAVEATAIAYEQQGVKPARPLTHDLLRDVLAALKAPLQAVEITELKENVFYADLLLGDGVRVSARPSDSIALALRVGAPIRCAEQVLGEAGIVIPDEQEDEVEKFREFLEQVRPEDFAG, encoded by the coding sequence GTGCGCGAGCTGAGCGTGGTCGGGGTTCGGGTGGAGTTGCCCAGCAACCAGCCGATCGTCCTGCTCAGGGAGGTCGAGGGTGACCGCTATCTGCCGATCTGGATCGGTGCGGTGGAAGCCACGGCGATCGCCTACGAGCAGCAGGGGGTCAAGCCGGCCCGGCCGTTGACGCATGATCTGTTGCGGGACGTGCTGGCGGCGTTGAAGGCGCCGTTGCAGGCGGTGGAGATCACCGAGTTGAAGGAGAACGTCTTCTACGCTGATCTGTTGCTGGGTGACGGGGTGCGGGTGTCCGCCCGGCCGAGTGATTCGATCGCGTTGGCGTTGCGGGTGGGTGCGCCTATTCGTTGTGCGGAGCAGGTCCTCGGTGAGGCGGGGATCGTGATTCCCGACGAGCAGGAGGACGAGGTGGAGAAGTTCCGGGAGTTCCTGGAGCAGGTGCGTCCGGAGGATTTCGCCGGCTGA
- the ftsR gene encoding transcriptional regulator FtsR: MSIGEVLGQLRVEFPDVTISKLRFLEAEGLVEPQRTAAGYRKYSWDDVARLRFVLTAQRDQYLPLRVIREQLAQWDGDDGASGRQRPTLVAVGPGGEVPGRSVEEPESPVRLGRADLVARSGIAEATLGELERLGVLVPDPPGWYDADALIIAQAVAGLAAYGLEPRHLRGYRSSADREIGLFAQLVAPLARQSDPAARARAAETARELVALSQQLHAALVRVGLRSTLGR; the protein is encoded by the coding sequence ATGAGTATCGGTGAGGTGTTGGGTCAGCTGCGGGTGGAGTTTCCGGACGTGACGATTTCGAAGCTGCGGTTCCTTGAGGCCGAGGGCCTGGTGGAGCCGCAGCGGACGGCGGCGGGTTACCGGAAGTACAGCTGGGACGACGTGGCCCGGTTGCGGTTCGTGCTGACGGCGCAGCGGGACCAGTATCTGCCGTTGCGGGTGATCCGTGAGCAGTTGGCGCAGTGGGACGGTGACGACGGGGCGTCGGGGCGTCAGCGGCCGACGTTGGTGGCGGTGGGTCCTGGTGGTGAGGTGCCGGGCCGGTCGGTGGAGGAGCCTGAGTCGCCGGTGCGGCTCGGGCGGGCCGATCTGGTGGCGCGGAGCGGGATCGCCGAGGCGACGTTGGGTGAGCTGGAGCGGTTGGGTGTGTTGGTGCCGGATCCGCCGGGGTGGTACGACGCGGATGCGTTGATCATCGCGCAGGCGGTGGCGGGGTTGGCGGCGTACGGGTTGGAGCCTCGGCATCTGCGGGGTTACCGGTCGTCGGCGGATCGTGAGATCGGTCTGTTTGCGCAGTTGGTGGCGCCGTTGGCGCGGCAGTCGGATCCGGCGGCGCGGGCGCGGGCGGCGGAGACGGCGCGGGAGTTGGTGGCGTTGTCGCAGCAGTTGCATGCGGCGTTGGTGCGGGTGGGGTTGCGGTCGACGTTGGGTCGGTGA
- the odhI gene encoding oxoglutarate dehydrogenase inhibitor Odhl, which yields MTRPGDEFPPLDVTSTLNLGSLDEVLEGPDTDVVPSRMSGSLPPGMALLVVRRGPNAGARFLLDHDVTTSGRHPDSDIFLDDVTVSRRHAEFHRDSGTFTVRDVGSLNGTYVNRERVEAATLSNGDEVQIGKFRVVFIAGPRPEEEAGRG from the coding sequence ATGACGCGCCCAGGCGACGAGTTCCCCCCGCTCGACGTCACTTCGACGCTCAATCTCGGTTCGCTGGACGAAGTGCTGGAGGGTCCGGACACCGATGTGGTGCCGAGTCGGATGTCCGGCTCGCTGCCGCCGGGTATGGCGCTGCTGGTGGTTCGTCGGGGCCCGAATGCGGGTGCCCGGTTCCTGTTGGACCACGATGTGACGACGAGTGGACGGCATCCGGACAGCGACATCTTCCTCGATGATGTGACGGTGTCCCGGCGGCATGCGGAGTTCCATCGGGATTCGGGGACGTTCACGGTGCGGGACGTGGGGAGCCTGAACGGCACCTACGTGAACCGGGAGCGGGTCGAGGCGGCCACGTTGAGCAATGGCGACGAGGTGCAGATCGGTAAGTTCCGGGTGGTCTTCATCGCCGGTCCTCGCCCGGAGGAGGAGGCCGGCCGGGGGTGA